From Pseudorasbora parva isolate DD20220531a chromosome 25, ASM2467924v1, whole genome shotgun sequence, one genomic window encodes:
- the nansb gene encoding N-acetylneuraminic acid synthase b: MSAEFELCPGRKIGGSNPCFIIAEIGQNHQGDIEIAKQMIRMAKDCGADCAKFQKSEIEHRFTKHALERPYTSPHAWGPTYGAHKLHLEFSHQQYRELQQYANDIGIFFTASGMDEMAVEFLHEINVPFFKVASADTNNIPYLEKTAKKGRPMVISAGMQSMEIMRTVYQTVKKHNPNFTFLQCTSAYPLPLEHVNLSLIPEFQREFPDIPIGYSGHETGIHVSVAAVALGAKVLERHVTLDKSWKGSDHSASLEPAELAELVKAIRTVEIAMGSPIKQMLPCEASCHSKLGKSVVALKPLKKGETLTLDMLTVKVAEPQGVRPENIFKLVGKKITVDLEKDATITEDMMTD; the protein is encoded by the exons atgtCTGCTGAGTTTGAACTTTGTCCAGGAAGAAAAATTGGGGGCTCCAACCCCTGCTTTATCATCGCTGAGATTGGACAAAACCATCAAGGAGACATAGAAATCGCCAAACAAATGATCCGAATGGCCAAG GACTGTGGAGCTGATTGTGCCAAGTTTCAAAAGAGCGAGATTGAACACAGATTCACCAAGCACGCTCTGGAGCGCCCCTATACCTCCCCTCACGCCTGGGGCCCGACCTACGGGGCTCATAAACTCCATCTGGAGTTCAGTCATCAGCAGTACAGAGAGCTGCAACAGTACGCAAATGACATTGGCATCTTCTTTACTGCATCAGGGATGGATGAG ATGGCTGTAGAATTTCTTCATGAAATCAATGTGCCGTTTTTCAAAGTTGCCTCAGCTGACACCAACAACATCCCATACCTGGAGAAAACCGCCAAAAAAG GTCGTCCCATGGTGATTTCTGCTGGAATGCAGTCTATGGAGATCATGCGCACTGTTTACCAAACTGTCAAGAAGCACAATCCCAATTTCACTTTCCTGCAGTGCACCAGTGCGTATCCGCTGCCATTAGAGCACGTCAACCTCAGCCTGATCCCT GAGTTCCAGAGGGAGTTTCCGGACATTCCCATTGGCTACTCTGGACATGAGACGGGCATCCATGTGTCTGTGGCTGCTGTGGCACTTGGGGCAAAGGTCCTAGAGCGTCATGTGACCCTGGATAAGAGCTGGAAAGGCAGTGACCACTCAGCATCATTGGAGCCGGCCGAGCTGGCGGAGCTGGTGAAAGCCATCAGGACGGtagagatagcgatgggttcgCCAATCAAACAgatgctgccctgtgaggcttCCTGTCACAGCAAG TTGGGTAAGTCAGTGGTGGCCCTGAAACCATTGAAGAAGGGTGAGACATTAACTCTCGACATGCTGACGGTAAAAGTGGCCGAACCGCAAGGCGTAAGGCCAGAGAACATCTTCAAACTGGTTGGCAAGAAAATCACCGTGGACCTGGAGAAAGATGCCACCATTACTGAGGACATGATGACAGACTGA